Proteins encoded together in one Mycolicibacter minnesotensis window:
- the pcaB gene encoding 3-carboxy-cis,cis-muconate cycloisomerase, whose product MTDLLWPGDHRAGDVFSDAAYLAAMARTENAWLRVLVEAGIAPSSARADLNSVVSASDVETVAAAAEAIGNPVPGLLELLRQRTGGETAHWLHRGLTSQDVIDNALTLCLRDALDRVHGELRKQVSRLAALADTHRDSPMLARTLTQPALPTTAGMKIAHWLHGVLDALDGVATLPQLPVQAGGAVGTMAAATELIGSPTDAVALTRRLAEELGLADSPPWHTTRSIITRAGDALVTCCDAWAHIANDVATGSRPEIGELAEGRGGGSSTMPHKNNPVLSLLIRRTALTAPALAATLHTATAASVDERSDGGWHAEWAALRTLSRHAVCAAAQTTELLAGLVIDTDRAAANLAAAGDLLGEQRTMAALTGHPVRPDYVGAASHLIDAVLLRAQHHLREAT is encoded by the coding sequence GTGACCGACCTGTTGTGGCCCGGCGACCACCGCGCGGGCGATGTGTTCAGCGACGCGGCCTACCTCGCCGCTATGGCGCGGACCGAAAATGCCTGGCTCAGAGTGCTTGTCGAGGCAGGAATCGCTCCATCCTCGGCGCGCGCGGACTTGAACTCGGTGGTGTCGGCATCTGACGTCGAGACCGTGGCCGCAGCTGCCGAGGCGATCGGCAATCCAGTGCCCGGCCTGCTGGAGCTGCTGCGGCAACGCACCGGGGGCGAGACGGCGCACTGGCTGCACCGTGGACTGACCAGTCAAGACGTCATCGACAACGCGCTGACACTCTGTCTGCGCGATGCACTAGACCGGGTTCATGGCGAACTGCGCAAGCAGGTAAGCAGATTGGCCGCGCTGGCCGATACCCACCGCGACAGCCCCATGCTGGCCCGCACGCTGACCCAGCCGGCGTTGCCCACGACGGCGGGCATGAAGATCGCACACTGGCTCCACGGGGTTCTGGATGCCCTCGACGGCGTCGCAACGCTGCCGCAACTCCCCGTTCAGGCCGGTGGTGCCGTCGGCACGATGGCCGCTGCCACCGAACTCATCGGCTCGCCCACCGATGCTGTCGCCCTTACCCGGCGACTGGCCGAGGAACTGGGCCTGGCCGATAGCCCACCGTGGCATACCACCAGGTCGATCATCACCCGTGCGGGCGACGCGCTGGTGACGTGCTGCGACGCGTGGGCTCACATCGCCAACGATGTCGCGACGGGTAGCCGGCCCGAGATCGGTGAGCTGGCAGAAGGCCGGGGCGGCGGCTCATCGACGATGCCGCACAAGAACAATCCGGTGCTGTCCCTACTGATCCGGCGCACCGCTCTGACCGCACCCGCCCTGGCCGCCACCCTGCACACCGCCACGGCCGCCAGTGTCGATGAGCGCTCCGACGGCGGTTGGCACGCTGAATGGGCCGCGTTGCGGACATTGTCACGCCACGCCGTGTGCGCTGCAGCGCAGACGACCGAACTGCTTGCCGGACTTGTCATCGATACCGATCGTGCCGCGGCGAACCTGGCCGCCGCCGGCGACCTCCTCGGGGAGCAGCGCACCATGGCCGCATTGACCGGACATCCGGTTCGTCCGGACTACGTCGGGGCGGCCAGTCACCTGATCGATGCAGTGCTGCTACGCGCACAACACCATCTGAGGGAGGCGACATGA
- a CDS encoding 3-oxoacid CoA-transferase subunit B produces the protein MTQAPPTTVEHLDRGPLTRDELAAVIARDIPPGSYVNLGIGQPTLVADHLSAQAAVVLHTENGMLGMGPAARGEDIDPDLTNAGKIAVTELPGAAYFHHADSFAMMRGGHLDVCVLGALQVSQHGDLANWHTGEPGAIPAVGGAMDLAIGAKNVFVMMDLFTKDGAAKLVPSCSYPLTGLRCVSRVYTEYAVIDIDRTAGMPRVRETFGITLADLAAKLPVSLR, from the coding sequence GTGACGCAGGCTCCCCCAACAACTGTCGAGCATCTTGACCGCGGGCCGCTGACCCGCGACGAGCTGGCCGCCGTGATCGCTCGTGACATCCCCCCGGGCTCCTACGTCAATCTCGGCATAGGACAGCCGACCCTGGTAGCTGATCACCTCTCGGCCCAGGCCGCGGTGGTCCTGCACACCGAGAACGGCATGCTCGGTATGGGGCCCGCGGCGCGGGGCGAGGACATCGACCCCGATCTGACCAATGCCGGCAAGATTGCGGTCACCGAGCTGCCCGGGGCCGCATATTTCCATCACGCCGACTCCTTCGCGATGATGCGCGGAGGGCACCTGGACGTGTGTGTGCTCGGCGCGTTGCAAGTCAGCCAGCACGGCGATCTGGCCAACTGGCACACCGGTGAGCCCGGGGCGATTCCGGCGGTCGGAGGTGCGATGGACTTGGCCATCGGCGCCAAGAACGTGTTCGTGATGATGGACCTGTTCACCAAGGACGGTGCCGCGAAACTGGTTCCGTCGTGCAGCTATCCGCTGACCGGCCTGCGGTGTGTCAGCAGGGTCTATACCGAGTACGCGGTCATCGACATCGATAGGACGGCGGGAATGCCGCGGGTGCGCGAAACCTTCGGCATTACGCTGGCCGACCTCGCGGCGAAGTTGCCGGTCAGTTTGCGCTGA
- a CDS encoding 3-oxoacid CoA-transferase subunit A, translated as MSRTVICDSAAEAVSGVADGATILVGGFGMAGMPTTLIDALIAQGADDLTVVSNNAGNADTGLAALLATGRVRKVICSFPRQADSYVFDGLYHAGKIALELVPQGNLAERIRAAGAGIGAFYCPTGVGTLLTEGKEIRTINGRDYALEYPIHGDVALIRAHTGDRAGNLVYRKTARNFGPVMASAATLTVAEVAHVVDTGQLDPEAVVTPGIYVDRLLEVSA; from the coding sequence GTGAGTCGCACCGTCATCTGCGATTCCGCAGCCGAGGCCGTGTCGGGCGTCGCGGACGGCGCAACGATCCTGGTCGGCGGATTCGGTATGGCCGGGATGCCCACCACGCTGATCGATGCATTGATCGCTCAGGGCGCCGATGATCTCACCGTCGTCAGCAACAATGCGGGCAATGCCGATACGGGCCTGGCGGCGTTGTTGGCCACCGGCCGAGTTCGCAAGGTGATCTGTTCGTTTCCGCGTCAAGCGGATTCCTACGTTTTCGACGGCCTCTATCACGCCGGCAAGATCGCTCTGGAACTGGTGCCGCAGGGCAATCTGGCCGAACGCATCCGCGCTGCCGGCGCCGGCATCGGGGCGTTCTACTGCCCCACGGGCGTGGGCACCCTGCTCACCGAGGGCAAGGAGATACGGACCATCAACGGTAGGGACTACGCCCTGGAGTACCCCATTCACGGCGATGTCGCCCTGATCCGTGCCCACACCGGTGATCGCGCGGGCAACCTGGTCTATCGCAAGACCGCACGGAACTTCGGTCCCGTGATGGCCAGTGCAGCCACCCTGACCGTGGCCGAGGTCGCGCACGTCGTCGACACCGGTCAACTGGATCCCGAAGCAGTTGTCACGCCCGGAATCTACGTCGACCGGCTCCTAGAGGTGAGCGCGTGA
- the pcaDC gene encoding bifunctional 3-oxoadipate enol-lactonase/4-carboxymuconolactone decarboxylase PcaDC yields MSVPQLVGTDFGGPQDADLLLLGPSLGTSATVLWGAAAEQLARHLRVVAWDLPGHGRSPADTFRIPDLAAGVLALAGQVAPGASFHYAGNSIGGAVGLQLLVDAPERLRSATLLCTGATIGRAEDWIARAATVRATGTSALIEASLQRWLTAGFLERKRELTAALADALGRTDDESYAQACEALAHFDVAAALPNISTPVLAIAGSEDIATPPESLRRISSGVKNGRLVILDSVAHLAPVESPSATANLILDHVLVRDPVYTAGMSVRRDVLGDKHVDAAIARSTEFTADFQELITRYAWGTIWTRDGLDRRSRSIVTLTALVARGHHEELAMHLRAARRNGLSSNEIKEVLLQTAIYCGVPDANTAFRIATEVFAEDDGKGGS; encoded by the coding sequence ATGAGCGTGCCGCAGCTCGTCGGCACCGACTTCGGCGGCCCCCAGGACGCAGACCTGCTGCTGCTCGGCCCATCCCTGGGCACATCGGCAACCGTCCTCTGGGGCGCCGCCGCAGAACAACTCGCGAGGCACCTGCGCGTAGTGGCCTGGGACCTGCCCGGCCACGGTCGCAGTCCGGCGGACACATTCCGGATACCGGATCTCGCGGCCGGCGTACTGGCGCTGGCCGGCCAAGTCGCACCAGGAGCCTCGTTTCATTACGCCGGAAATTCCATCGGCGGCGCGGTGGGCCTGCAGTTGCTGGTCGACGCCCCCGAACGGCTACGCAGTGCCACATTGCTGTGCACCGGCGCCACCATCGGCCGCGCCGAGGATTGGATTGCGCGTGCCGCCACGGTGCGCGCAACGGGCACCAGCGCGCTGATCGAGGCATCACTGCAGCGCTGGCTCACTGCCGGTTTCCTCGAGAGGAAACGGGAGCTGACCGCAGCGCTGGCCGATGCGCTAGGCCGGACCGACGACGAGTCGTACGCCCAGGCCTGCGAAGCCCTGGCTCACTTCGATGTTGCCGCAGCCTTGCCGAACATCAGCACCCCGGTGTTGGCCATTGCGGGTTCGGAAGATATCGCCACACCACCAGAATCTCTGCGACGCATCTCTTCCGGCGTCAAGAATGGCCGCCTGGTGATCCTCGACAGCGTCGCTCATCTGGCACCGGTTGAGTCACCCAGCGCGACCGCCAACCTCATCCTCGACCATGTTCTGGTGCGCGACCCGGTCTACACCGCGGGCATGTCGGTTCGCCGGGATGTCCTGGGCGACAAGCATGTCGATGCTGCGATCGCCCGAAGCACCGAGTTCACCGCTGACTTTCAGGAGCTGATCACCCGATATGCGTGGGGAACCATCTGGACCCGAGACGGCCTGGACCGGCGCAGCCGATCGATCGTCACTCTGACGGCACTGGTGGCCCGTGGCCACCACGAGGAGCTGGCGATGCATCTGCGGGCGGCACGCCGAAACGGACTGAGCAGCAACGAGATCAAAGAAGTGCTCTTGCAGACTGCCATCTATTGCGGGGTACCCGATGCCAATACCGCCTTCCGGATCGCCACGGAGGTATTCGCCGAGGATGACGGCAAGGGTGGTTCTTAA
- a CDS encoding class II aldolase/adducin family protein gives MNHNDLAKLRHDVAQACRVAAARGLVDGILGHISVRVDDDHLLIRCRSDSDDGVAFTRADDIRLIRFDGTPGLPGELDGYRVPNELPIHVETLLAHPEYRAVAHLHPPAVVAADLAGITIEPIYGAFDIPGAWLARRGIPVYPRAVLIRTAELGREMVAAMQGKPVVICRGHGITSAAATAAQAVLQAISLDHLASMSLRIRSAGGTCTPIQEADWADLPDLGPSFTADAAWRHELARLECR, from the coding sequence GTGAACCACAACGATCTGGCGAAGTTACGGCACGACGTTGCGCAGGCATGCCGAGTCGCCGCCGCCCGGGGCCTGGTGGACGGCATTCTGGGACACATCAGTGTCCGGGTCGACGACGACCACCTGCTCATCAGGTGCCGCAGCGACTCTGACGACGGCGTGGCGTTCACCCGCGCCGACGACATTCGGCTCATCCGCTTTGACGGAACGCCAGGCTTACCAGGCGAATTGGACGGTTATCGGGTGCCCAACGAGCTGCCGATCCACGTCGAAACGCTGCTGGCGCATCCCGAATACCGAGCGGTGGCCCACTTGCATCCGCCGGCCGTGGTGGCAGCCGACCTGGCGGGCATTACGATCGAACCGATCTACGGAGCCTTCGATATCCCGGGCGCATGGCTCGCGCGCCGGGGCATCCCGGTGTACCCGCGGGCCGTACTGATCCGTACTGCAGAACTCGGCAGGGAAATGGTCGCCGCCATGCAGGGTAAGCCGGTGGTGATCTGTCGCGGCCATGGGATCACCAGTGCCGCCGCCACGGCTGCCCAGGCGGTACTGCAGGCGATCAGCCTGGACCACTTGGCATCGATGTCACTGCGGATCCGCTCCGCGGGCGGCACGTGCACCCCGATCCAGGAGGCGGATTGGGCCGATCTACCTGACCTCGGCCCCTCATTCACCGCGGACGCCGCCTGGCGTCATGAACTCGCCCGGCTGGAGTGCCGATGA
- a CDS encoding dihydrodiol dehydrogenase, with product MSELDDLLARSVGDTITIANEFTEVTLRRVDTRNGSRLLITSPRSGQWISLDALELEALTWQNAYTLAAMVGNMHQPLLSDDSDLP from the coding sequence GTGAGTGAACTCGATGACCTCCTGGCCCGTTCGGTCGGCGACACCATCACCATCGCGAACGAATTCACCGAAGTGACCCTGCGCCGCGTCGATACCCGCAACGGGTCACGGCTGCTCATCACGTCACCAAGATCCGGCCAGTGGATCAGCCTCGATGCCCTCGAACTTGAGGCGCTGACATGGCAGAACGCCTACACTCTGGCCGCGATGGTCGGCAACATGCACCAACCCCTGCTGTCAGACGACAGTGACCTGCCGTGA
- a CDS encoding 3-phenylpropionate/cinnamic acid dioxygenase subunit beta, which translates to MTSAQPSQRPGFPRPNSTHNPWELAVLGGAAPKHVRIGNPLPFSDARHLQAHQFLVDEAYLLDAQHYTDWLDTLTDDIHYFMPVRVTTAAGAGFDTSPGMAHFDENKYSLSRRVARFQTEHAWTEDPPSRLRHHITNVRTFACDDETHVIVESAELLFRSRGDVNEAALVSCGREDLLRLTEHGWKLARRTIYVDESVLRMQNLAVFL; encoded by the coding sequence ATGACATCTGCGCAACCGAGCCAGCGTCCAGGGTTTCCCCGACCGAACTCAACACATAACCCCTGGGAGCTGGCAGTCCTGGGCGGTGCCGCGCCCAAGCACGTCCGTATCGGTAATCCCCTGCCCTTCAGCGATGCCCGCCACCTGCAGGCACACCAATTCCTGGTCGATGAGGCCTATCTGCTGGACGCGCAGCACTACACCGACTGGCTCGACACCCTTACCGACGACATCCACTACTTCATGCCGGTGCGGGTGACCACCGCCGCCGGCGCCGGATTCGACACCTCTCCGGGAATGGCGCACTTCGATGAGAACAAGTACTCCCTGAGCCGACGGGTGGCCCGTTTTCAGACCGAACACGCGTGGACCGAGGATCCGCCCTCACGCCTGCGGCATCACATCACCAACGTCCGCACCTTTGCCTGCGACGACGAAACGCACGTGATCGTCGAGTCAGCGGAACTGCTGTTCCGCAGCCGCGGCGACGTGAACGAGGCGGCACTGGTCTCCTGCGGCCGCGAAGACCTACTCCGGCTGACCGAACACGGCTGGAAGTTGGCGCGCCGCACCATCTATGTCGACGAGTCTGTCCTGCGCATGCAGAACCTGGCGGTATTCCTGTGA
- the pcaG gene encoding protocatechuate 3,4-dioxygenase subunit alpha — MAELTATPGQTIGPFFGYALPFDLGNELVPPGSPGALAFHGTVTDGAGAPVPDALVEIWQADSRGALPTATRSLRRDGHTFAGWGRAETGPDGHYTFTTVTPGAQRDSSPFIAITVFARGLLNRLFTRAYLPGGHLGTDRLLNSVPADRRHTLIAAPDEHGFRFDIRLQGPNETVFLRYRGQP, encoded by the coding sequence ATGGCTGAGCTCACCGCAACGCCGGGTCAGACGATCGGACCATTCTTCGGCTACGCCCTACCTTTCGACCTCGGCAACGAACTGGTCCCGCCGGGCTCGCCCGGTGCCCTTGCATTTCACGGCACCGTCACCGACGGCGCGGGGGCACCCGTCCCCGATGCCCTGGTGGAGATTTGGCAGGCCGATAGTCGCGGTGCCCTACCCACCGCCACCAGATCACTCCGCCGCGACGGCCACACCTTCGCCGGATGGGGACGCGCAGAGACCGGACCCGACGGCCACTACACCTTCACGACCGTGACTCCTGGGGCCCAACGAGATTCGTCGCCGTTCATCGCGATCACGGTGTTCGCACGCGGCCTACTGAATCGGCTGTTCACCCGCGCCTACCTACCCGGTGGCCACCTCGGCACGGATCGACTGCTGAACTCCGTGCCTGCCGACCGCCGCCACACCCTGATCGCGGCGCCCGACGAACACGGCTTTCGCTTCGACATCAGACTTCAGGGCCCGAACGAGACCGTATTTCTGCGCTACCGGGGGCAGCCGTGA
- the pcaH gene encoding protocatechuate 3,4-dioxygenase subunit beta → MTGQAEISSEIAEIQADYERAGVEESQPKLDYPPYRSSTLRHPHRPLQLTDPEGIELWSPCFGEGDVGDLDADLTLQHAGCPIGERTVVTGRIVDGQGRPVRRQLVEIWQANASGRYIHQGDQHPAPLDPNFTGAGRCLTDDEGFYRFTTIKPGPYPWRNHHNAWRPAHIHFSLFGNDFTQRMITQMYFPGDPLCDLDPIYRSVADRRARERLVAVYDHDTTTHEWATGYRWDIVLTGPAATPFEEHHG, encoded by the coding sequence ATGACTGGTCAAGCCGAGATCAGTTCAGAGATAGCGGAAATCCAGGCCGATTACGAGCGCGCGGGCGTCGAGGAAAGCCAGCCCAAGCTTGACTATCCGCCCTACCGCAGCAGCACTCTTCGACATCCCCACCGTCCGCTGCAGCTGACCGACCCCGAGGGCATCGAACTCTGGTCCCCGTGTTTCGGTGAGGGTGATGTCGGTGACCTTGATGCCGACCTGACACTCCAGCACGCAGGCTGCCCGATCGGCGAGCGGACGGTGGTTACCGGGCGGATCGTCGACGGCCAGGGCCGGCCAGTCCGCAGACAGCTCGTCGAGATCTGGCAGGCCAACGCCAGCGGCCGCTACATCCACCAGGGGGATCAGCATCCGGCGCCGCTGGACCCCAATTTCACCGGGGCCGGGCGGTGCCTCACCGACGATGAGGGGTTCTACCGGTTCACGACGATCAAGCCGGGACCGTACCCCTGGCGCAATCATCACAACGCATGGCGGCCCGCTCATATCCATTTCTCTTTGTTTGGAAACGATTTCACCCAGCGGATGATCACCCAGATGTATTTCCCCGGCGACCCGCTGTGCGACTTGGACCCGATCTACCGATCAGTTGCCGACCGCCGGGCCCGCGAGCGTCTGGTCGCGGTTTATGACCACGACACCACCACTCATGAATGGGCTACCGGATACCGCTGGGACATCGTGCTTACCGGGCCGGCCGCGACGCCCTTCGAGGAGCATCATGGCTGA
- a CDS encoding Rieske 2Fe-2S domain-containing protein, translating to MSDHRQVFDEVRRGMIPAHIYNDAAIFELEKERLFRRAWMFVAHESEIPHDGDYVVRRVLNDSFIIARDSKGDVRAMFNMCLHRGMQVCRAEMGNASNFRCPYHGWSYRNDGRILGLPFHQEAYGGDAGFQKRGQTLLPAPNLASYNGLIFISLDPQAPPLEEFLGDFMFYLDFYTKQSRSGLEVRGPQRWRIKANWKIGVENFAGDMYHTPHTHASVVDIGLFREPKAQKRKDGATYWATCGGGTTYKLPPGSFEERMRYVGYPDDMVERIKQVWSPDHQRVVSDDGFMISAASCFPNMSLVHNWPKIQDSEKVLPFISLRTWQPISENETEVYSWFAVDAAAPEQFKQDSYKAYLMCFGSTGMFEQDDVENWVSLTNTAAGSMARQLLLNGRMGLLADDTPVVNSLSPEQFHGPGTAQVGYNENNQRAILRMWADHLEMPAVATTTAAMGVHREAITPLVQTNGTSACEATYEEAPA from the coding sequence ATGAGTGATCACCGGCAAGTCTTCGACGAGGTCCGGCGCGGCATGATCCCTGCCCACATCTACAACGACGCCGCGATCTTCGAACTGGAGAAAGAGCGCCTGTTCCGCCGCGCCTGGATGTTCGTCGCGCACGAATCGGAGATCCCCCATGACGGCGACTACGTCGTGCGCCGCGTACTCAACGACTCCTTCATCATCGCGCGCGACTCCAAAGGCGACGTTCGGGCCATGTTCAACATGTGTCTGCACCGGGGAATGCAGGTTTGCCGCGCCGAGATGGGCAACGCCTCGAACTTCCGGTGCCCGTATCACGGCTGGTCCTACCGCAACGACGGACGGATCCTCGGCCTGCCCTTCCATCAGGAGGCCTACGGCGGCGATGCCGGATTCCAGAAGCGGGGGCAAACGCTGCTGCCGGCACCAAACCTCGCCAGCTACAACGGGCTGATCTTCATCAGCCTGGACCCGCAAGCGCCGCCGCTGGAGGAGTTTCTCGGGGACTTCATGTTCTACCTCGACTTCTACACCAAGCAGAGCCGAAGCGGTCTGGAGGTGCGCGGCCCGCAGCGCTGGCGCATCAAGGCGAACTGGAAGATCGGCGTCGAGAACTTCGCCGGCGACATGTATCACACGCCGCACACCCACGCCTCGGTCGTCGACATCGGGCTGTTTCGTGAACCGAAGGCGCAGAAGCGCAAGGACGGCGCCACCTACTGGGCGACCTGCGGCGGCGGAACGACGTACAAGTTGCCGCCGGGCAGCTTTGAGGAACGGATGCGCTATGTCGGTTATCCCGACGACATGGTGGAGCGCATCAAGCAGGTGTGGTCACCGGACCATCAGCGCGTGGTCAGTGACGACGGCTTCATGATCTCGGCTGCATCGTGTTTCCCGAACATGAGCCTGGTACACAACTGGCCGAAGATCCAAGACAGCGAAAAGGTGTTGCCGTTCATATCCCTTCGCACCTGGCAACCGATCAGCGAGAACGAAACCGAGGTGTACTCATGGTTTGCGGTCGACGCGGCGGCCCCAGAACAGTTCAAACAGGACTCTTACAAGGCCTACCTGATGTGCTTTGGCTCCACCGGAATGTTCGAGCAGGATGATGTCGAGAACTGGGTCTCGCTGACCAACACCGCCGCCGGTTCGATGGCCCGCCAACTACTGCTCAATGGCCGGATGGGTCTGCTCGCCGACGACACACCCGTGGTCAATTCCCTTTCCCCTGAACAGTTCCATGGCCCAGGCACCGCGCAAGTCGGCTACAACGAGAACAATCAGCGTGCAATCCTTCGGATGTGGGCGGACCACCTCGAGATGCCTGCCGTGGCGACGACAACCGCGGCCATGGGGGTCCATCGCGAGGCCATCACCCCGCTGGTGCAGACCAACGGCACATCGGCCTGCGAGGCGACTTATGAGGAGGCCCCGGCATGA
- a CDS encoding 3-isopropylmalate dehydrogenase codes for MSLKLAVIPGDGIGPEVIAEAVKVLDAVLPGTEKTEYDLGARRYHATGEILPGSVLEEIRGHDVILLGAIGDPSVPSGVLERGLLLSARFALDHHVNLRPSRLYPGVASPLADPGEIDFLVVREGTEGPYTGNGGALRVGTPHEVATEVSVNTAFGVARVVRFAFEKARARRKHLTLVHKNNVLAYAGSLWTRTVAEIGKEYPDVETAYTHVDAATIYMVTDPGRFDVIVSDNLFGDIITDLAGAVCGGIGLAASGNIDATGVNPSMFEPVHGSAPDIAGQGIADPTAAVTSVAMLLDHIGEHDAAVRVDAAVEKHLATRGDQKLSTSAAGDRILSLL; via the coding sequence ATGAGCCTCAAACTTGCCGTCATCCCCGGCGACGGGATCGGCCCGGAAGTCATCGCCGAAGCCGTCAAGGTGCTCGACGCGGTGCTGCCGGGCACCGAGAAGACCGAGTACGACTTGGGTGCCCGGCGCTATCACGCCACCGGCGAGATCCTCCCGGGTTCGGTGCTCGAAGAGATCCGGGGTCACGACGTGATCCTGCTGGGTGCCATCGGCGATCCATCGGTGCCCTCAGGGGTGCTCGAGCGTGGTCTGCTGCTGAGCGCGCGTTTCGCCCTGGATCACCACGTCAACCTGCGTCCCAGCCGGTTGTACCCGGGGGTGGCCAGCCCATTGGCCGATCCGGGTGAGATCGACTTCCTGGTGGTACGTGAAGGCACCGAGGGGCCCTACACCGGAAACGGTGGGGCGCTGCGGGTCGGCACCCCCCACGAAGTCGCCACCGAGGTCAGCGTCAACACGGCATTCGGGGTTGCCCGGGTGGTGCGCTTCGCGTTCGAGAAGGCTCGCGCGCGCCGCAAGCACCTCACCCTGGTGCACAAGAACAACGTGCTGGCCTACGCAGGCTCGCTGTGGACCCGCACGGTGGCCGAGATCGGCAAGGAATACCCGGACGTCGAGACGGCCTATACCCACGTCGACGCCGCGACGATCTACATGGTGACCGATCCCGGCCGCTTCGACGTCATCGTCAGCGACAACCTCTTCGGCGACATCATCACCGACCTCGCGGGTGCGGTCTGCGGTGGGATCGGCTTGGCAGCCAGCGGCAACATCGACGCCACCGGTGTCAACCCCTCGATGTTCGAGCCGGTGCACGGCAGCGCGCCCGACATCGCCGGCCAGGGCATCGCCGACCCGACCGCGGCGGTGACCTCGGTGGCGATGCTGCTTGACCACATCGGTGAGCATGACGCCGCCGTCCGGGTCGACGCGGCCGTCGAAAAGCACTTGGCGACGCGGGGAGATCAGAAGCTGTCGACCAGCGCTGCCGGCGATCGGATCCTGAGCCTGCTCTGA
- the hcaB gene encoding 3-(cis-5,6-dihydroxycyclohexa-1,3-dien-1-yl)propanoate dehydrogenase: protein MTGWLDGKRALVVGAGSGIGRAVVDAFLDEGARVAVLERDAAKCALLESQLPQVPVTQGDATTAEANEQAVAAAVAEFGGLDTLVTCVGIFDFYKGITDISTQELAPAFDEMFTTNVLSHLQSVKAAVPALRAQTGSSIVVTESASSYYPGRGGVLYVASKFAVRGLVTTLAYELAPHIRVNGVAPGGTLNTDLRGLQNLSLDHIRLDDTPNRARDLAARTPLHVALTPQDHAWSYVFLASDRARGITAGSTHPDGGFGMGPARSAPPAED, encoded by the coding sequence GTGACCGGATGGCTGGACGGCAAACGAGCGCTCGTCGTCGGCGCCGGTTCGGGCATCGGTCGTGCCGTCGTGGACGCATTTCTCGATGAGGGCGCCCGCGTCGCGGTGTTGGAACGCGATGCCGCCAAGTGCGCCCTGCTGGAAAGTCAGCTGCCGCAGGTCCCGGTGACCCAGGGAGACGCCACCACAGCCGAGGCCAACGAGCAGGCGGTAGCAGCGGCGGTAGCCGAGTTCGGCGGACTGGACACCTTGGTTACCTGTGTCGGAATCTTCGACTTCTACAAGGGGATCACCGATATCTCGACGCAGGAACTGGCCCCAGCCTTCGACGAGATGTTCACCACCAACGTGCTCAGTCATCTGCAGTCGGTAAAAGCCGCTGTACCGGCCCTGCGGGCCCAGACCGGGTCCTCGATCGTCGTCACGGAGTCTGCGTCGTCGTACTACCCCGGCCGTGGTGGCGTCCTCTACGTCGCCTCGAAATTTGCCGTTCGGGGCCTGGTCACCACCCTCGCCTATGAACTCGCTCCGCACATCCGGGTCAACGGCGTGGCGCCCGGTGGAACCCTCAATACCGACCTGCGGGGTTTGCAGAACCTGTCGCTCGACCACATCCGCCTAGACGACACCCCCAACCGGGCCCGCGACCTCGCGGCACGCACCCCACTTCATGTCGCACTCACTCCGCAGGACCACGCCTGGAGCTACGTCTTCCTGGCCTCGGACCGCGCTCGTGGCATCACCGCCGGAAGCACCCACCCCGACGGTGGATTCGGCATGGGTCCAGCACGATCCGCTCCGCCGGCGGAAGACTGA